The region AGTGGATTATCGCCCCTCCAGCCTCCTGGACTAGGGTCATATGCTTAGAACTAAGTGGACGTGCTGGAATTGCGGCGCGTCCCTGGTCGGCTGGACGCGATTCTCGACCTCTTTTGCAGTGTATCATGAATATCTCTTTAGGCTGGGTGCCTTCTCGTGGTGCGCTCTTAACATTCTCAGCATCAAACTTAGCATGTAAATTTCGCGCTATTTATACTAGATCCCCCTTGAGTTGTTTCTCCTCCATTTCTTTTTTGAGGACGGAGCAGTTGGTGGTATCATGTGTTTTGCTCTTGTAATATTCGCAATATCTACTCTTGTGTGCCTTCACTTGTTGTTACTTCTCAGTTAACACACATACGTCCGGCCTGTGGCTCCTCTTATCATCCCTGATGAACGACCTGAAACACCCTTGGGGTCTTCTCCCTCGTCCAAAATGCCTGTGTCCCCCTTGAGCCTCCATGTGGGTTGGGCTATGGTGTTTTCTCATCATGACATTCAGGTATGCTTGCTTCGTTGTTTTGCCTTCCTCCTGCCTCAAGTATCGTTctaccttttcttttattttagctCGCGTCTGAGGTTTCTTGCCCATCAGCTTCTGGCGCAGGGGGCCTGGTAAGAGCCCCTACGTGAAGGCTCCAACTATTAGGCCTTCACCGTGTCCAGGTAAATCCAGTGTGGTGTTTATGAACCTTGTGAAGTATTCCCTCACGCTCTCACCTTCTTTTTGTTTGCAACCTATGAAGGAGTGAGAATCTCCTTTATACTTTCGTAACTGCATGAAGTTGGTGAGGAACAGGTACTTAAGCTGGGTGAAGTTGTAGATGCTGCCAGGGTGGAGTGTTTTGAACCATGTTCCTGCATTCTGGTCAAGTGTTTTTGGGAAATACGTGCACCAGAACCTTTCGTCAAGCTTTAACGACGTCATTGTCCACTCATATGTATCGACGTGACTTTCTGGGTCAGTGGTATCGTTGTAGGTTTTGAGGTGTGGTAGTTTGGTTGTATTTGGTATTTCATAGTCTAACAATTCTATAGCGAATGGAGATGTGGCACTTCGGGACAAACAATCCTGGTTTGGGATGGCCACCCCTATCATGTCTGTAGGGGTCCACGTGAACACACGCTTGTAGCGCCTGATCAGGTCGACCAGTGCTTCCCTGGTGCGAGCCGCGAGACCATGACTGATACTGATTGGCTAATCGGGGTATTCTTCATTGATCACCTCCTTTCCTTTTGTGGACTTAGCCCGTTCTTTTTTTGGTGTCTCTCGCAATTTTCGTCGGTCACATGACCATGAAATATTGTAATTCTCTCAGCGGTGTAGCGAGAATCATGGTCGGGCCGTCTGCGGTACTAAACTTCATGATCCCGTGCATTGTTGATGGGACCGCCACCAGTTTAAGCAGGGTTGTCCTTCCCAAAATGCTATTATGCTCTGCCGAGTTCCGGATAACCACAAAGTCAATCATAACCGTTTTCTTTCGCTGCTTATCATGACTGGTTAGCGTGAGAGGTAAATGGATTGTGCCAAGAGGCCTTGGACTGTGCCTAGTGAATCCCACTAATCTCCTTACCGTGGGACTCAGGTTGTCCTTCCAACTATCCGGAAGCAGACGAAAGTAGTGCTCGTAGATTATATCTGCCGAGCTCCCCGTGTCGATGTATACTCTATGTATAACGATGTTCTTAATGGAGTCTTGGATGATGAGTGGATTATCGCCCCTCCAGCCTCCTGGACTAGGGTCATATGCTTATAACTAAGTGGACGTGCTGGAATTGCGGCGCGTCCCTGGTCGGCTGGACGCGATTCTCGACCTCTTTTGCAGTGTATCATGAATATCTCTTTAGGCTGGGTGCCTTCTCGTGGTGCGCTCTTAACATTCTCAGCATCAAACTTAGCATGTAAATTTCGCGTTATTTATACTAGATCCCCCTTGAGTTGTTTCTCCTCCATTTCTTTTTTGAGGACGGAGCAGTTGGTGGTATCATGTGTTTTGCTCTTGTAATATTCGCAATATCTACTCTTGTGTGGCTTCACTTGTTGTTACTTCTCAGTTAACACACATACGTCCGGCCTGTGGCTCCTCTTATCATCCCTGATGAACGACCTGAAACACCCTTGGGGTCTTCTCCCTCGTCCAAAATGCCTGTGTCCCCCTTGAGCCTCCATGTGGGTTGGGCTATGGTGTTTTCTCATCATGACATTCAGGTATGCTTGCTTCGTTGTTTTGCCTTCCTCCTGCCTCAAGTATCGTTctaccttttcttttattttagctCGCGTCTGAGGTTTCTTGCCCATCAGCTTCTGGCGCAGGGGGCCTGGTAAGAGCCCCTACGTGAAGGCTCCAACTATGAGGCCTTCACCGTGTCCAGGTAAATCCAGTGTGGTGTTTATGAACCTTGTGAAGTATTCCCTCACGCTCTCACCTTCTTTTTGTTTGCAACCTATGAAGGAGTGAGAATCTCCTTTATACTTTCGTAACTGCATGAAGTTGGTGAGGAACAGGTACTTAAGTTGGGTGAAGTTGTAGATGCTGCCAGGGCGGAGTGTTTTGAACCATGTTCCTGCATTCTGGTCAAGTGTTTTTGGGAAATACGTGCACCAGAACCTTTCGTCAAGCTTTAACGACGTCATTGTCCACTCATATGTATCGACGTGACTTTCTGGGTCAGTGGTATCGTTGTAGGTTTTGAGGTGTGGTAGTTTGGTTGTATTTGGTATTTCATAGTCTAACAATTCTATAGCGAATGGAGATGTGGCACTTCGGGACAAACAATCCTGGTTTGGGATGGCCACCCCTATCATGTCTGTAGGGGTCCACGTGAACACACGCTTGTAGCGCCTGATCAGGTCGACCAGTGCTTCCCTGGTGCGAGCCGGGAGACCATGACTGATACTGATTGGCTAATCGGGGTATTCTTCATTGATCACCTCCTTTCCTTTTGTGGACTTAGCCCGTTCTTTTTTTGGTGTCTCTCGCAATTTTCGTCGGTCACATGACCATGAAATACTGTAATTCTCTCAGCGGTGTAGCGAGAATCATGGTCGGGCCGTCTGCGGTACTAAACTTCATGATCCCGTGCATTGTTGATGGGACCGCCACCAGTTTAAGCAGGGTTGTCCTTCCCAAAATGATATTATGCTCTGCCGAGTTCCGGATAACCACAAAGTCAATCATAACCGTTTTCTTTCGCTGCTTATCATGACTGGTTAGCGTGAGAGGTAAATGGATTGTGCCAAGAGGCCTTGGACTGTGCCTAGTGAATCCCACTAATCTCCTTACCGTGGGACTCAGGTTGTCCTTCCAACTATCCGGAAGCAGACGAAAGTAGTGCTCGTAGATTATATCTGCCGAGCTCCCCGTGTCGATGTATACTCTATGTATAACGATGTTCTTAATGGAGTCTTGGATGATGAGTGGATTATCGCCCCTCCAGCCTCCTGGACTAGGGTCATATGCTTATAACTAAGTGGACGTGCTGGAATTGCGGCGCGTCCCTGGTCGGCTGGACGCGATTCTCGACCTCTTTTGCAGTGTATCATGAATATCTCTTTAGGCTGGGTGCCTTCTCGTGGTGCGCTCTTAACATTCTCAGCATCAAACTTAGCATGTAAATTCCGCGCTATTTATACTAGATCCCCCTTGAGTTGCTTCTCGTCCATTTCTTTCTTGAGGACGGAGTAGTTGGTGGTATCATGTGCTTTTCTCTTGTGATATTCGCAATATCTACTCTTGGGTGCCTTCACTTGTTGTTACGTCTCCGTGAACACACATACGTCCGGCCTGCGGCTCCTCCTATCATCCCTGATGAACGACCTAAAACGCCCTTGGGGTCTTCTCCCTCGTCCAAAATGCCTGTGTCCCCCTTGAGCCTCCATGTGGGTTGGGCTATGGTGTTTTCTCATCATGACATTCAGGTATGCTTGCTTCGTTGTTTTGCCTTCCTCCTGCCTCAAGTATCGTTctaccttttcttttattttagctCGCGTCTGAGGTTTCTTGCCCATCAGCTTCTGGCGCAGGGGGCCTGGTAAGAGCCCCTACGTGAAGGCTCCAACTATTAGGCCTTCACCGTGTCCAGGTAAATCCAGTGTGGTGTTTATGAACCTTGTGAAGTATTCCCTCACGCTCTCACCTTCTTTTTGTTTGCAACCTATGAAGGAGTGAGAATCTCCTTTATACTTTCGTAACTGCATGAAGTTGGTGAGGAACAGGTACTTAAGCTGGGTGAAGTTGTAGATGCTGCCAGGGCGGAGTGTTTTGAACCATGTTCCTGCATTCTGGTCAAGTGTTTTTGGGAAATACGTGCACCAGAACCTTTCGTCAAGCTTTAACGACGTCATTGTCCACTAATATGTATCGACGTGACTTTCTGGGTCAGTGGTATCGTTGTAGGTTTTGAGGTGTGGTAGTTTGGTTGTATTTGGTATTTCATAGTCTAACAATTCTATAGCGAATGGAGATGTGGCACTTCCGGACAAACAATCCTGGTTTGGGATGGCCACCCCTATCATGTCTGTAGGGGTCCACGTGAACACACGCTTGTAGCGCCTGATCAGGTCGACCAGTGCTTCCCTGGTGCGAGCCGGGAGACCATGACTGATACTGATTGGCTAATCGGGGTATTCTTCATTGATCACCTCCTTTCCTTTTGTGGACTTAGCCCGTTCTTTTATTGGTGTCTCTCGCAATTTTCGTCGGTCACATGACCGTGAAATATTGTAATTCTCTCAGCGGTGTAGCGAGAATCATGGTCGGGCCGTCTGCGGTACTAAACTTCATGATCCCATGCATTGTTGATGGGACCACCACCAGTTTAAGCAGGGTTGTCCTTCCCAAAATGATATTATGCTCTGCCGAGTTCCGGATAACCACAAAGTCAATCATAACCGTTTTCTTTCGCTGCTTATCATGACTGGTTAGCGTGAGAGGTAAATGGATTGTGCCAAGAGGCCTTGGACTGTGCCTAGTGAATCCCACTAATCTCCTTACCGTGGGACTCAGGTTGTCCTTCCAACTATCCGGAAGCAGACAAAAGTAGTGCTCGTAGATTATATCTGCCGAGCTCCCCGTGTCGATGTATACTCTATGTATAACGATGTTCTTAATGGAGTCTTGGATGATGAGTGGATTATCGCCCCTCCAGCCTCCTGGACTAGGGTCATATGCTTATAACTAAGTGGACGTGCTGGAATTGCGGTGCGTCCCTGGTCGGCTGGACGCGATTCTCGACCTCTTTTGCAGTGTATCATGAATATCTCTTTAGGCTGGGTGCCTTCTCGTGGTGCGCTCTTAGCATTATAAGCATCAAACTTAGCATGTAAATTCCGCGCTATTTATACTAGATCCCCCTTGAGTTGCTTCTCCTCCATTTCTTTCTTGAGGACGGAGTAGTTGGTGGTATCATGTGCTTTTCTCTTGTGATATTCGCAATATCTACTCTTGGGTGCCTTCACTTGTTGTTACTTCTCCGTGAACACACATACGTCCGGCCTGCGGCTCCTCCTATCATCCCTGATGAACGACCTAAAACGCCCTTGGGGTCTTCTCCCTCGTCCAAAATGCCTGTGTCCCCCTTGAGCCTCCATGTGGGTTGGGCTATGGTGTTTTCTCATCATGACATTCAGGTATGCTTGCTTCGTTGTTTTGCCTTCCTCCTGCCTTAAGTATCGTTCTACCTTTTCTTTTTTTTCAGCTCGCGTCTGAGGTTTCTTGCCCATCAGCTTCTGGCGTAGGGGTCCTGGTAAGAGCCCCCATGTCAAGGCTCCAACTATTAGGCCCTCATCGTGTCTAGGTAAATACAGTGTGGTGTTTATGAACCTTGTGAAGTATTCCCTCACGCTCTCACCTTCTTTTTGTTTGCAACCTATGAAGGAGTGAGAATCTCCTTTATACTTTCGTAACTGCATGAAGTTGGTGAGGAACAGGTACTTAAGCTGGGTGAAGTTGTAGATGCTGCCAGGGCGGAGTGTTTTGAACCATGTTCCTGCATTCTGGTCAAGTGTTTTTGGGAAATACGTGCACCAGAACCTTTCGTCAAGCTTTAACGACGTCATTGTCCACTCATATGTATCGACGTGACTTTCTGGGTCAGTGGTATCGTTGTAGGTTTTGAGGTGTGGTAGTTTGGTTGTATTTGGTATTTCATAGTCTAACAATTCTATAGCGAATGGAGATGTGGCACTTCGGGACAAACAATCCTGGTTTGGGATGGCCACCCCTATCATGTCTGTAGGGGTCCACGTGAACACACGCTTGTAGCGCCTGATCAGGTCGACCAGCACTTCCCTGGTGCAAGCCGGGAGACCATGACTGATACTGATTGGCTAATCGGGGTATTCTTCATTGATCACCTCCTTTCCTTTTGTGGACTTAGCCCGTTCTTTTTTTGGTGTCTCTCGCAATTTTCGTCGGTCACATGACCGTGAAATATTGTAATTCTCTCAGCGGTGTAGCGAGAATCATGGTCGGGCCGTCTGCGGTACTAAACTTCATGATCCCGTGCATTGTTGATGGGACCGCCACCAGTTTAAGCAGGGTTGTCCTTCCCAAAATGATATTATGCTCTGCCGAGTTCCGGATAACCACAAAGTCAATCATAACCGTTTTCTTTCGCTGCTTATCATGACTGGTTAGCGTGAGAGGTAAATGGATTGTGCCAAGAGGCCTTGGACTGTGCCCAGTGAATCCCACTAATCTCCCTACCGTGGGACTCAGGTTGTCCTTCCAACTATCCGGAAGCAGACGAAAGTAGTGCTCGTAGATTATATCTGCCGAGCTCCCCGTGTCGATGTATACTCGATGTATAACGATGTTCTTAATGGAGTCTTGGATGATCAGTGGATTATCGCCTCTCCAGCCTCCTGGACTAGGGTCATATGCTTAGAACTAAGTGGACGTGCTGGAATTGCGGCGCGTCCCTGGTCGGCTGGACGTGATTATCGACCTCTTTTGCAGTGTATCATGAATATCTCTTTAGGCTGGGTGCCTTCTCGTGGTGCGCTCTTAGCATTATAAGCATCAAACTTAGCATGTAAATTCCGCGCTATTTATACTAGATCCCCCTTGAGTTGCTTCTCCTCCATTTCTTTCTTGAGGACGGAGTAGTTGGTGGTATCATGTGCTTTTCTCTTGTGATATTCGCAATATCTACTCTTGGGTGCCTTCACTTGTTGTTACTTCTCCGTGAACACACATACGTCCGGCCTGCGGCTCCTCCTATCATCCCTGATGAACGACCTAAAACGCCCTTGGGGTCTTCTCCCTCGTCCAAAATGTCTGTGTCCCCCTTGAGCCTCCATGTGGGTTGGGCTATGGTGTTTTCTCATCATGACATTCAGGTATGCTTGCTTCGTTGTTTTGCCTTCCTCCTGCCTTAAGTATCGTTCTACCTTTTCTTTTATTTCAGCTCGCGTCTGAGGTTTCTTGCCCATCAGCTTCTGGCGCAGGGGTCCTGGTAAGAGCCCCCACGTCAAGGCTCCAACTATTAGGCCCTCATCGTGTCTAGGTAAATACAGTGTGGTGTTTATGAACCTTGTGAAGTATTCCCTCACGCTCTCACCTTCTTTTTGTTTGCAACCTATGAAGGAGTGAGAATCTCCTTTATACTTTCGTAACTACATGAAGTTGGTGAGGAACAGGTACTTAAGCTGGGTGAAGTTGTAGATGCTGCCAGGGCGGAGTGTTTTGAACCATGTTCCTGCATTCCTCTCAAGTGTTTTTGGGAAATACGTGCACCAGAACCTTTCGTCAAGCTTTAACGACGTCATTGTCCACTCATATATATCGATGTGACTGTCTGGATCAGTGGTACAGTTGTAGGTTTTGAGGTGAGGTAGTTTGGTTGTATTTGGTATTTCATAGTCTAACAATTCTTTAGCAAATGGAGATGTGGCACTTCGGGACAAACAATCCTGATTTGGGATGGCCAATGGTCCTTGCAAGTGAGACTGAGGATGAAAAACACCTGAGGGTGCATGATAGCCTGGGCTTGGGCCATAGAAGGGCTATTGTCGGAATGGTAGTTGAAGTGAATACCCAGAGGAAAAAGGTTGTGTTTGCATCGGAGGGTTGCTTGTTGAAGCTTGCCGCCGATCGTCATTAGTGGCGATAGCGGGTTCACCCCATGTGCCTTGCGTAGGGTAAAAAATCGGCATGGGGGTTATCATGGTTTACGACAGAGGTGGCAACGGAAGCATCGTATGTGTCCCCATCATCATTTGGTTCAGCAATAACATCTGGGATGATGGTTAGATGTTTGGTATTTGGCTTAACGGGAGTACCATTGAAGGGATTGGCAACGGATGTTGCATCGTCAACGTGAAGAATGGTGATATCGGGGGTATCGGAGACTGCATCGTTGTTGACTGGAAAGCTGGTGGTGTTTGGATTGATGTGGCTAAGGGCACTGTTACCTGAGGCAGTCTTGGCTGCTGGACTGAGGGTTGCACAGCTGTACCGACGATTGTTTTTGAAGATGTGGATAGTGGACGGTTTTTCGGCGGTATTGCGGTTACCGTAGAACCTCCCTCACCCGTAGCGTCATTGCTGGCCGCCGTCGGTGGCGGTGTTTTGTCCAACGGTACCATAGACTGGATTGGGCTGTTTTGAGCTCCTATGTGCCCATTGTTGCCGTCGGACGCCATTGATTTCTTAGAGATGTGCTTTTAGTTACGTTCTTCGTCACACAAAcagatggcgccaaatgatgcgaCCTTGGCTTAACCCTTCACTCGTATTACTCTATTGGAACTCGGGTAAAATCTACAAGATCACAAGAAAGAGAGGCCGTCAGCCATTTCCCGGGAGGAGGCTCCCGGAAagacgctccgacggtcaagttagaaggtgttctagggtttcttgagtgtaaacttggagagaatggCTTACCATGTGAGTTCTAGAGCGTACCCTTTTATACCTAGCGATCCTGCCTTATCCGTATGAGACATGATCGCTTTAAGGAGACAGGGCCAGAGGCGGTGATTGGTGGGTCGTGCGCCTTTGTTCGTTTGAGCACCCTTATTGGCTCTGATGGTAATGGTCTAATCTTGCCTCTTGTCCCCTGACCGTACCTTTTTTCTTAACGCTGGGAGCGTCCTTGGTGGGCGCGAGCTTTTTGTCGGGACATTAAGAGCGCCTCTGGTGGGCACGAGCCTTTTGTTGTGACGTCCTGCTCTTAGGGGCGCCGACGGGTGTTGAGCCTGCTGAGCTTGGTTCGGCTGGCGCACCTGGTTTCTTGGCCAGCCGCGCTTCTGTCGTGCTAACATAGGCACGTCATCagtagttctattaattaaaataaaactaaggaAAAATGAAATCCcgaaacaaaggttagtttatactattgtgagttcgtataaccatgcttgatatgactagtgaCCTTAGCGACATTTCTTCAGGCATCGTACGGTAttatatttgtcaccccaggcatgcttgcctaactgtagctagcagtttaggtgtgggattgtcagtcccgaatagatctattcacaaatctcatgctctccctccaggagacgctGGTTATACTAAGTGTCGAGGATTTTACGGGTACCTAGAAGGGTACAACTGAAGAGATTTCTcgcaatcctgtattaactagtttacgtgtagttctGTATCGTTTTCTCATAATTGAAACCGTTGTATACTTGGTAGAGTATTAATAATTATACATATACAATTATTTATTGTTATACTCTTGTCATCCGAATGTAGTAATGTAAATCATAAACTAAAACTGTCATAGTTTTTATGTTTGCCCATGTATGTAATATGGATTGGTAAAAACTGTATGATAAACTcccctaactatacctattatagttttcctgAAATGTATTTTACTTGGTTTGTGTATTGTTCTGA is a window of Lactuca sativa cultivar Salinas chromosome 1, Lsat_Salinas_v11, whole genome shotgun sequence DNA encoding:
- the LOC111879467 gene encoding classical arabinogalactan protein 9-like; protein product: MASDGNNGHIGAQNSPIQSMVPLDKTPPPTAASNDATGEGGSTVTAIPPKNRPLSTSSKTIVGTAVQPSVQQPRLPQVTVPLATSIQTPPAFQSTTMQSPIPPISPFFTLTMQHPLPIPSMVLPLSQIPNI